A section of the Caballeronia sp. M1242 genome encodes:
- a CDS encoding Tim44 domain-containing protein, whose translation MSDSRTPQSRGFLSSMFRKAGILALAGVITAGAIFADDAEARRMGGGRSMGRQSATATQQHQATPPSQSMQPSQSMQPQRAQPAPAAPPAAQPARNRWLGPIAGLAAGLGIAALLSHFGLGGAFAGAMANMIMIALIVLAAVMLFRFFMRKRHGASTPAYAGAGASPYGASARSGLNQEPPRMSQPAGFGADYIDSPATQSAPVNVPAGFDTEAFVRNAKVYFVRLQDAWDRGNVNDIREFTTPEMFAEVKLDIDARGGAPNRTDVVQLNADVLGVEDRASEYLASVRFHGLIRESEGAAAEPFVEIWNLSKQKSGNEGWLLAGIQQVS comes from the coding sequence ATGTCCGATTCGCGCACACCCCAATCCCGGGGTTTTCTGAGCTCGATGTTCAGGAAGGCCGGAATCTTGGCGCTCGCTGGCGTTATTACGGCTGGCGCAATCTTCGCGGACGACGCCGAGGCGCGCCGCATGGGCGGCGGCCGCAGCATGGGCCGCCAGTCGGCCACGGCCACGCAGCAGCATCAGGCGACGCCGCCGTCGCAGTCCATGCAGCCGAGCCAGTCGATGCAGCCGCAGCGCGCGCAACCCGCGCCCGCCGCGCCGCCCGCCGCTCAACCGGCGCGCAACCGCTGGCTCGGGCCGATCGCCGGTCTTGCCGCTGGCTTGGGCATCGCGGCGCTGCTGTCGCATTTCGGGCTCGGCGGCGCGTTCGCTGGCGCGATGGCCAACATGATTATGATCGCGCTGATCGTGCTCGCGGCCGTCATGCTGTTCCGCTTCTTCATGCGCAAGCGGCATGGCGCATCGACGCCGGCGTATGCAGGCGCGGGCGCGTCGCCGTATGGCGCGTCGGCGCGCAGCGGCCTGAATCAGGAGCCGCCGCGCATGTCGCAGCCTGCGGGCTTCGGCGCGGACTATATCGATTCCCCCGCAACGCAGTCCGCGCCGGTCAATGTTCCGGCCGGCTTCGACACGGAAGCGTTCGTGCGTAACGCGAAGGTCTACTTCGTGCGCCTTCAGGACGCGTGGGACCGCGGCAACGTCAACGACATCCGCGAATTCACCACGCCGGAGATGTTCGCCGAAGTGAAGCTCGACATCGATGCACGCGGCGGCGCGCCGAATCGCACGGACGTGGTCCAGCTGAACGCCGACGTGCTCGGCGTGGAAGATCGCGCGTCCGAGTATCTCGCGAGCGTGCGCTTCCATGGCCTGATCCGCGAATCGGAAGGGGCGGCGGCCGAGCCGTTCGTCGAAATCTGGAACCTGTCGAAGCAG